A stretch of DNA from Equus asinus isolate D_3611 breed Donkey chromosome 20, EquAss-T2T_v2, whole genome shotgun sequence:
CAAGAAtttgaagtgattaccacaaaaGTGGCTGTGCTCCTTGCCTGCTTCAAACAAGAGACCTGTAGGcctgttctgttctgttgataGATTTCCAACTTTTTACTCACCAGATAAGGAAGCTGGCTATCATCTGTGACTTCTCTACTCTCTGCTTCACTATGTTACAAGTCCTAAAGTATCTTTGTCTCAATGGTTCCTTGCTTAATTTATTCTTAGTTTCATTGCTCCTGACAAGTTCAGTTCTTTGCCCATCACTTCACTACAATCGTGGCAAACCTCCATGGCTATATCCAAGTTAGACCCTGTCTTGTCAGTTCTATAGCCACAATTTCCCTAAAATTCCCTGTTCATTATGTTCATTATGTCTCTCAAGAAATTCACTGGTTCTTTTTGTTGTAAcaatatcttgttttcctgctttttctggtCTCTTTAGAAGATTCTCTAGTTTTATACCACCCCACTGCTCTTAAAGGGCAAATTTCTCTTTTGTTGCTTTCACTTGGCATACTGATTCCtgaatttgtcattttcccaCATAAACGGCACTTTATCTCCAAAGTCTTAATGTAATTAGAAATATGCTCCATGCCGCAGAGCTAGCCGGTGAAGTACAGATTCAAACCAAGGCAGTCAGTTTCTTTGCCTTAGGGAGGGCGCTTCCATTAATACCATTGAAGACGTGAGAGAAAAGTTTAGAGCATGACCTTGGACTGGGTCTCTGGGTCATCTTTATTGCATTATAGCtgataaaaatatgtttcttataTTAAATAGAAGTGAACTATAACCCAAAAAAGAGCTCTATTCTGAGTTTATAGAAATAACAGCTTATCCAGGTCCCATACTCTGACTCCTACCATGCCCCTATTCAGTATCAATAGTCTTCTTGTATGTCTCAAGAGTACCTCCATTCCCTCCCTTTTTCTAGAGACATTGTCCACCTGAAGATCTACTCTCTCTTCTAAGGAGTAACTACTTTATGGAAGCCACTCTTATATTACAGAATCTTGCAAGAGTCTCTTCTCTACTCACCCCAAACTCCCAATCCCTGATACTCCTATTCCAATCTGAGTGCTTTCTTTTAGCTCAATCAatataaaggaaaagacagagaagacaAGGCTAGTTCTTATAGAacaaattttttactttatttgtatCATATAGAAGTTAAGTCTGGAGGCAAGGCACTGTCCCCCAGCCTTCAGGGGATGGACTCTTGGAACACTGGGCCCTCCAGTAGGCACCAAGAAAGTTGGACAGGCAACTCAGTGATACTTGTGGGCCAGAGCATTAGCCACACCCATGGTCAGCTTCTCCCAGGCAGCCTGCATCTGTGGGGTAAATTCATTGCTGAAGTGGATCGCCAAGACAATCGGTATCATGTTGCCTAGGAGCTGCGGAAAGAGtagggataaaaaagaaaacagcacatGGTGAAAAGAAGGCCTCAAACTGACCTTGCAGCAAAAAGATATGACACTTATTTCCTTCCTAATAAGAGTTTGAACAACTTCAGGGTCATGCTCCCACAAAAGAGCTCCATTATGCCTTGTCATTGGCTTCTATATGACTCTCAGCCCTGTGCCTCCCATTGTGTTCTCCCCTTCTCTCATTTATCCTGTCAACTCATGACCCCAGAACATTGCTAtgtatttcttctctcctttggagaccctttttcttttttaaaagtaggaTTATAGTACTACAAGGAACCTTAATATATGTAGTCTAAGTACCCAGATGTTACATACATTCAAATTGTTTGGACAGTCGTATGACAAAGAATCCTGTGCCGTGTACACAAGAACATTTAATCACTGCTAAGGGGCGGGGTTTGGGGGAGCCACAGGCATCTATTGAAAAAATTGCTCTTACTTTGCCCTGCTTAATTCTGGTTCTAAACTCAGGAACTGTGcagaaatatattcattaattcttatggaaaatttcaatttccaaagGCAAGGTGTCCTTCTCCCTGGCTCAATTTGTATTCTCgaagccaaaaatatttagcTCAATTTCAGCTAATGCTCTTCACAACATGtatctttttagaaatatctgaaAGCCAGTGGTCTGCACTGGTCATAGTAATGACTCTACATGGGCTTACCTACCGTGATCTTTGGAACAACCTAAATAGCCAAATCAAGCCCTTCTCTAAAATGTTACCTCCCCAAAATACCTGTATAGGACAAGACTTAAGTGTCTATGTCTCCAAAGATATCCAAAGCAAAAGTATCTATAATGAAAGAACAAAGCACAAGCTGGCCCAGAACTTACCCTGAAGTTCTCAGGATCCACATGAAGCTTGTCACAGTGCAGCTCACTCAGCTGAGCAAAGGTGCCCTTGAGGTCATCCATGTACTTAATAGCATTTCCAAAGGAGATCAGCACTTTCCTGCCATGAGCCTTGACCCTGGGGTTGCCCATTATTGCAGAATCAGAGGATAAGTTGCCAAAATTGTCAAAGAACCTCTGGGTCCAAGGGAAGACAATTAGGAGCCTATGAGATAATCATAGTAACAGACCAGACAGGAAGTCAGCATATGTAAGAAACCTGACCAATCCCTCTTTCAGGAACACTTTTTTCCCCCTGCCCAGGCCTTCAGTGCCTACCTTCCCAGGATCTCGCCTCCGGCTGCCTCCACATCCACTTTGGCCCACAAGCTAGCAATAGCAGTCTTCTCCTCTGCAGTAAAATGCACCATGGTGTCTGGGAGCTTTCTGGTGATCACAGATGAGCCAGAAACAAGTCTGTGCTGCCTCTTCTTTCTGTGCTCTTTTATTCCTCTTCTCTGGCCGGAAAGTCCTCTCTTCTCCAAATGAAATAAGACTATTGGTCAAGGTTGGGTTGTCACCAGCAGGGGTGGGGTCTTGACAAGGGAGGGTCAGCAAGATGGACATTTGTGTCTCTGATAGGAATGGATATCTTTATCAGGGGGATTCTGCTGTCCTCTCCCTTACCATCTATTATGCAATTCATCTCTCAACCTCCCCACCACAGCTACCCGTGAAGTGACCTGTACGTTGACCATGAGACATAACTAGAATTAGAAGAGGTAAGAATTATAAATCTATTGGGCATTGTGTCAGGTGCTTACACGACATCATTTTGTTGTTCACCTGGGTATAGAAGAAGCCACAGCTCTTCTTTGCTACCAATTTTTCTAAAGTTCAGATTGGGCTCATGATTTTATAGTTCttgtaaatggaaaaaaagaccTCAATCTAGCATCAGTTTGGAAACAATATAGGTAAGAAATGAGTAATTTAGAGAAGAATTGAGCATTGCTTCATTATTGTTGGGTTCTGTTGATAATACATGCACATGTCTAATCAAATTATTTTCACTCTGACTATATGGACAAGAGTCTCTGGCCAATACCAAGTATCTACTCATTTGTGTCAAAGAATACACAATTAAGTATTGGGGAAAATAGCCGTTCTTGGGTTCAATGAAGAGTATGCTGGAAGCACACTCCTTGCTGTGTTCAATTTTTCCTCAGGTCTAATCAGGCAATCTTCACTGACAGTATTCCACACACTATTGCTGCTGTGACCTGAGTCACTTTAGTCTCATGCATTTCAAACAAGCATGTACAGGACTAGACAGCACACACTTCCAATGGGAGAGGGAatggtttcttttatatttttctctcagaGTGTATTGTTCCTGCATTTTGAGCTCCAGgaagctgttttgtttctttctcccagATATCCATTTTCAAAACAAAGGTATATATAGAGTTTAACAAATAATCCCCATGTATATTTACAGAGGAACTCTAAAATTTAAAGAGTTCAATCCAATATTATAGAGCTGAATTTCTGTTATTAGAAAAGAAATCCTTTCTGTCCATTTGATATAACGAGAGAATTTTATGTATTCAGCTTGgaaaagacttaaatgtaaaactcagATAAGAATTGTGAAGCTGCCGGAAGCTAGTTTACCATGACAGACTCAACTATCTGCGAACTCTCAGTCCCAAACTTGGTTGATGTGAGCACTTTGGTACAGAAATATAAAGACAAGAGTTTGAATCAGTCCCAAAAGGATTTGCTTCAAGAGAAGAGGTCAAcgaaataaaagaaaggagaggaaacttTGAGCACAGCTAGGAATCCCAGTTACACTCAGTTGTGGTGCTGGCCTGAGGGGATGGCTCAGGGCTCATGCTCTCTAATGGCCCTAATGCACACATTCAACAGGGTGTGAGCACACTGCAATCTCTCTGACTCAGGGACGTTTGCAACTCTGAATGTTGGCGAATAGCCCCCCATCTTTCCAGCAAACCAGACAGTG
This window harbors:
- the LOC106830373 gene encoding hemoglobin subunit epsilon-2 produces the protein MVHFTAEEKTAIASLWAKVDVEAAGGEILGRLLIVFPWTQRFFDNFGNLSSDSAIMGNPRVKAHGRKVLISFGNAIKYMDDLKGTFAQLSELHCDKLHVDPENFRLLGNMIPIVLAIHFSNEFTPQMQAAWEKLTMGVANALAHKYH